A window of Gammaproteobacteria bacterium genomic DNA:
ATGCGTTTTGCGTCCAGATCCACCGTGAGATCCATGTCGTCGCACACGCAGCCGCAGAAGGTGCAGGTTGCGTGCTCAACCAGGCGGGTGTTCTCGGTCATCATGGCCTCCGGCTAAGCGTTTTGCGCCGACGATGTCTCGTCGATCTTTTCGACTTCCACTTCGATGTTCTTGGAAAGCGGCATACCGCTGCCGGCCGTATCGCCGCTCATCAATTGACTGGAGGGCGGGCCATACGCGATGAACAACATGCCTGCGGGTAAATCGGTGGGTTTCCGTCCTTTGCATCGAACCTCGGTTTCACCAAACGCCGAGCGCAGCCGAAGCCTGTCGCCGTCTTTGAGTTCCAGTCTAACCATGTCGTCGGCGTTCATCTCGGCGGTAGAAGTGACCGCGCGGTAAGCGTCCTTCAGCTTGCCGGCGTTCAGCGAGGTGCCCTGCTTACTGGTGCGTCCGGGGATCAGGATCATGGTCTCGGCCATGGGGTTTACCGCAGCATGCTGATGAACCTGAATCATACAGACAACACATGGCCATTAGCTACAAATACGGGCATCCATCAATGAGTTTCGGCGTTCACGCGCGCCCAAATCGAAGGCGCGGCTCAAAAGCCCAGTTCCGCTTTTCTCTCTTCCGCCCCGGGCAACGGATCCTGCTTGTCCTCGATCACTGGCAGTTCGGGCGCGCGCTCGGCGTTGATCGCTATCCACTCCCGCATGTCGTCGGGAATGTCCGATTCCTCGTAAATCGCCTGCACGGGACACTCGGGAATACAGGCGCCGCAATCGATGCAGACTTCGTTATCGATATAAATCATCTCGTCGTCGCCGTGAAAACACGCGACGGGGCACACCGTCACGCAATCGGTGAACCGACAGCGTTGACAGTTGCCCGTTACCACGGTTGTCATTCAGCCTCCTGAGTTTAAGGTCAATACGTAGGGATTGACGATCGTCCGGGTTGCTCGACAGCCAATGTCTGCATGTCCGCGAGGCCGTCCGTCCTCAATCGCGCTAGTCGTCGTACTTGATGTACTTGAAGCGCGCATCGTCTGGGGTACCATCCAGCGCG
This region includes:
- a CDS encoding formylmethanofuran dehydrogenase; protein product: MIQVHQHAAVNPMAETMILIPGRTSKQGTSLNAGKLKDAYRAVTSTAEMNADDMVRLELKDGDRLRLRSAFGETEVRCKGRKPTDLPAGMLFIAYGPPSSQLMSGDTAGSGMPLSKNIEVEVEKIDETSSAQNA
- a CDS encoding 4Fe-4S binding protein, which gives rise to MTTVVTGNCQRCRFTDCVTVCPVACFHGDDEMIYIDNEVCIDCGACIPECPVQAIYEESDIPDDMREWIAINAERAPELPVIEDKQDPLPGAEERKAELGF